A stretch of DNA from Megalobrama amblycephala isolate DHTTF-2021 unplaced genomic scaffold, ASM1881202v1 scaffold367, whole genome shotgun sequence:
TTATGGGAGAAACTGCTTGCAGTATGTTATTTGTGGATGTGGTATGAAGATGTCTTGAGGGAATGGACCAGATGAATATGAGTTCTGAATTAGGAGGAACTGGAGTTGGATTGGATTCTGCTTCCAGAGCCAATGTTCTAAATTTGAAAAACGAGATAAAGCATCTGTGATTTTATTTTGGTGACCTGGGATATGTTCATCTATGATGACGAACTGGTGACAGGTGGAAATTCTAAGGGGCATTTAACAATTCAGAACCCCATAGATAGGCTGCTACTACTATGGGATACAGGCTGAACAGAATGATTGCTTGGTCTATGTTGTGGTGGTGGAGAATTCATCTAATTTGGCTACTCCAATTGGGCTTATGCAGAATAATTAGAAAGGTGGAGAATCAAAAGGGGCTGATCATAAATCCAGATTCTAATTCTTTTTGATGAGGGCTTCCACTATATTGGGTTCAGCTGTTGCGGATTATAAGTTATTGCAGATCAAATGGAGTCAGGTATACTTTCTGGACTGTGGCTGAAATTTTCTTTCAGGCCTGAAAGAAAGAACTGGTTGGAAGTTTTTGTCTGGATGGTGTCCATTTCACTAgctaacaggaaaataatgattgGAGAAGAGAGAGGCTACACACTTAGCAGCAAAAAGCTTGAGGTAGATATAAAAATGACTACTCTGAAGGAGGAAGATCAATATCTGCACCTGATAGAATTAGGGAACGGTTATGGGTTGAGAATGGAGGTTGTTCCATGGTGACTGCATTGGGAGGAGCTGGAAGAGGGACTCCTGTGGCGAGAGAATGAGCTGGAAAGCGGATCGGACCTGAAGAAGTGTTTAGTGTTGGAAAAAGATGGATGCTAGGTGGAGGGCTCCATTACTGACTGGTGTCCAAGGTGCTAActgccccattcagtttcagtctcccctgcacacattcacacctctccgTCCTGCTTATGGCTCTAATTATccttttcttttgtctctattataattaattcacatttatttgtatagcgcttttcacgatacatatcatttcaaagcagctttacagacaATGCATGTCAAcgttacaatttaaagaatgcagttagcaaaaaaatttaataatttaggcaattaatttacaatcactgttagcagtttaactgaaagTAGAAGCAGTGAgttcctggaaaaatgaattacatattaacaataattaggatgtagaaattgtgcaatgtgcatgttgatccagatgattgcgtcttctgaaatcctcgcaggagttggcgccgtctcttcatatgtgttggtcatctgaggtcttcttaagaggctggatccaaactgaagctgaagtcctctctagtcacctcgggaCGGGCATCCCGaggcaaaacagaaaagcaaatggagaataattagcgtagctgctgttcataacattaagcaaagatagtcatgtgcaattgatctgatatgagatgcattatgtgaatgcttggctaaagagatgcgtctttaatctagatttaaactgggtgagcgagtctgagccccgaacattatcaggaaggctattccagagtttcggagccaaatgtgaaaacgctctccctcctttagtggacttagatatcctaggtacaaccagaagtccagaattttgtgatcttaaagagcgtgaaggattgtagggcgatagaagattggttaaccctctggagtctgaggctgattttgggccctggagaagttttgacatgccctgacatttgtgcttttatcagttggttataaacatattaatgacaaaagtgtcattacactgtattcagcacaaactaggctaccataatatgtgagcaacaagTATGTACATGTTAGTATTTTTGAGAGGATTACGTATATGCGtagtttttgaaaaaacaaaaaacaaaagtaactgaaacaatgcctcaaaatgcatactaaatgttttttcacaagacttttgagaattgtatattttagtgtagagtttttgcttcaaaatgatgtgaaaATGATCCTCCCTACTCTGACGCATAAAACATtgtaatgattttaaatttctaagacaCATTTTGTTTAGGTAGGCCATATGCGAAGAGGTGTgactcttcatgaataatgaagtgatttacacctggggagattaagaccctgcccctaatgagctgcataatgagccattcagtcaggaatgtgactgagtcaactaagaaaatgcaaagacaagacatatcattgttttttttcttttttatttaaaataaatttaacaatATAATCCAAATATGAATTAGGGTCAAAGGCACATTTTGTGTATACAGGCAAATAAAGGTAAGGTTTATAAAAAAGCCCACTCTTACACCCTATACATAACCTGCTTGATCACATATAGATAATCTTTGCAGCCCAATGGTCAGTGGGAGGTGGTGAACAGttccttttcaactgaagacacaaGTAAATGTCACATGCCTGGCATTTCCAAGGTGTGTCTTGCCTTTTACCAAGCTGTACTTTGCAAAGCATGCAGTTCCGACAACCAGCGGTGGCATTATTCCTTGCATCTGATGTCAGTTCTGCTCCTGGAACCGGTACATGGTCACTTTTTGTCCGTTTTGGAGCTGCTTTCTGTGACAAAACACCACAGAGCTCTGCAATAAGCTGTTCTATGAACTCTGTATGGGTCATGGTACCGTATAGGTCTTTGTGTATAATGAAAGCGTTTGTGGCAGCAATGTCCAGGAAGTGTAGAAAGATCTTTCTGTACCACTTCattgttttgtgttgtgttgtgtagtGTTGTATCAGCTGATCAGACAGGTCGACACCCCCCATGTGTTTGTTGTATGCAGTCACAGGTGCAGGACACGGAAATGTCTTTGTCCTCCATGTACCTTGTGATTTCACCCTCCTCTGCACAGTGTCTCCACTATAAGCAGCATGGATGGTAGAACAGACAGATACCTCTCGTGTGTCCATCCACTTGACAAATACAAGAGCTCCATCCCGAATCCACCTGATGGATCCTCTGGCAGATTTTTTAGAGAGTGAATTAGCTGCATTACGAGGGCAGTCCTTCCTGTTGTCTCTGTATGTCCCACAGGCACCAAACTTCATGGCAAACATGTCTGTCAGGAGCTTAGGACTTGTGTAGAAATTGTCCATGTACAGATGGTACCCAGAGCCTAAAACTTTACAGTCCAGAAGAGATGTCACCGCATCATATGATAGTCCATGCCCTGTGGGAAAGTTGTTCTTTCCTGTGTACACAGAAAAGTCCACAGTGTATCCATTTGATGAATCAGCAAGGACAAACAACTTGAAGCCCCACTTGGTTGGCTTGGCTTTCATGTATTGTCTCATTCCAGTGTTTGCTTTACATGCCACCATTCTTTCATCCACAGTCAAGTTCCGTTTAGGATGGTAGATTGCTTTACAAGCATGGCGGATTGTGTCCATGAGTGGTTTGACCCTGAAAAGACTGTCATTATCAGCTGTTCCCCTCTTTCTGTCATTCTCCTTGTCTTCATCTGGGTGGCTCATGTGCACATTCCATGAAATGGTGCAGTATCTGTCTCTTGACATGATTGTAGCAGGAAAAGGCACAGAGAAAAGACTGCTCTGCCGCCAGTAGTCACTGATGGAGCTCATCTTCACCATAGCCATGTAAAACAGCAGTCCAATGTAGCGGTACATCTCACCGATGCTGATATCTGTCCATTTATATTTACATCCCTGTAACGCctggatggatccgttcagagtcgataaactttggagttttcagaacgcttttaacctggtgaactttgtttataaatcactaaatcggcgccggacggctgtgactttcggcaggtttgtgggcctgcgatggtaaacagaaaagtccaacttcctcactttggtgacttcaaaaggagcaccccccccagagactgaccagatccacattccaacaccccacacacacagggacacacaaaaacacacacacagacaaatacagaaactcacaaacatacatttttgactgtatatgtaaaatacaaattatgccaacatatacccatcctgtattttgaagcgtatgcatgtttcctagtgtttaaaggagtgtatttgtgctagtgtgcatggTAATAGTGGaattctgtctgtaaaccataacttcttcccTATGCCTTTCCgacctatcgagtttgatctcgttttaaagctccggacttgagctattcattgagacatgtcacaaaacggacaaattcatttttctatgtgtttaatgatcctgtgaagaacgtactccatctcgaaatccgatcggATAATCatcaagtatgcaaattcagctaggagaccaaacaaagcaactttgcccgccaaatagtgctgcgcatctattggtcgctacaattcaggaggtgtgttagcttgggtttccataaagacaacgacacacaccttcactCGCTCTCTTCgctctctcttcttcttctcctttgtctcccgactgactcacgagcacctcatgcacggacgcctcaggtgaccgcgctttccaaccacgcgcgcagctcgggaggaccacttctttagactctctctctcttcggctaagttacttaagcttaaacctcttttgaaaaccccgccggagaaaccctctctgaaaggaccaacccagccaggcgcattgaaactgctacacacggacttgaaccaataagcaagtattatcatttatctgaatttgtctaaactgatttctgtgctggctctctctctcaaaaaggtttaacaaagaatttgccatcctttgatcatctttctttccatgtcttttcttcattttcactcttgtgtatatatatgtgtataccttctgtatatattttagacgtataat
This window harbors:
- the LOC125261193 gene encoding piggyBac transposable element-derived protein 4-like gives rise to the protein MYRYIGLLFYMAMVKMSSISDYWRQSSLFSVPFPATIMSRDRYCTISWNVHMSHPDEDKENDRKRGTADNDSLFRVKPLMDTIRHACKAIYHPKRNLTVDERMVACKANTGMRQYMKAKPTKWGFKLFVLADSSNGYTVDFSVYTGKNNFPTGHGLSYDAVTSLLDCKVLGSGYHLYMDNFYTSPKLLTDMFAMKFGACGTYRDNRKDCPRNAANSLSKKSARGSIRWIRDGALVFVKWMDTREVSVCSTIHAAYSGDTVQRRVKSQGTWRTKTFPCPAPVTAYNKHMGGVDLSDQLIQHYTTQHKTMKWYRKIFLHFLDIAATNAFIIHKDLYGTMTHTEFIEQLIAELCGVLSQKAAPKRTKSDHVPVPGAELTSDARNNATAGCRNCMLCKVQLGKRQDTPWKCQACDIYLCLQLKRNCSPPPTDHWAAKIIYM